The genomic stretch TGTCTGAGTATATGCCCGCTGTGGGGGGGTAGCGGCTGGTAGCCCTTGACAAACAACATAGACTTCAGCATGACAAACCGTCGTCGTTGTTCCTTTAATTCTGATCCGTCTACTTATTCCTCAGGCGAAAGAGCCGCTTTGCCTGGTTCGGGGCGTGTCCGTCCAGCAAGATGCGGGCAATATCGGCGTACATGCGCAGGCGAGCCACGGTGCCGCGCAGGCGTCCCAGCTTCTCCTCCTTCATCGGATGGGTGACACCCACCAGAGGTACATACTGCACTCGCCACCTCTGGCGAACCGCCCAGCGCGTAATCTGCGTTTCCACCCCGAAACGGGCAAACTGTACGTTTGGCACCTCCAGAAACAGTTCCCGCCGGATGGCGCGCTGACCGCTAACGAAAGGAAACAGCTTCTGGGCAAGGTCGGTTGCGCGTCTACCTCCGCGAAAAATCCCCAGCGTCATGTCGGCATCGTCGCGGTATACAGGTTCCACCAGGCTATCGACGTGTTCTGGGGTGAGTCCGATCAGGTCGGCGTCCAGAAAGACAATCAGCGGCGCGTCCGTGTGGCATGCACCCACGTGCATCGCCCCGCCCTTGCCGAGGTTCTGGGGAAGTTGCAACGCGCGCACCCCATCGAAATGGCGCGCCACTTCGTACGTGCCGTCTACCGAACCATCGCTGACCACCAGGATATCGTCCACCAGCGAAGCCGCACGCACTGCCTCCAGCACCCGGGGCAGACGGGTCTCCTCGTTATAAGCAGGGATAATTGCGGTGACTCTCATTGCCCCGTCGCCGCGCTGGCAGGTTGTCGGTCGGGCAGTTCTGCAATCAGCTTCTTCGCCCTCAGGATACGGTTTTCGGTCAGCGGGTGGGTGCGCAGGTTCGCCAGCAGTCCCTTCATGGGGCTTTTCTCCAGTTTCTGCAGCTTCTCGAAGAAGCGCACCAGCCCTTCGGGGTCGTATCCGGCGGCGTGGGTATAGTGGATACCACGCCGGTCGGCATCGTATTCGTCATCGCGACTGTACTGCAGCATGACCAGCGAGGTCGCAATGCTTGCCACCTTCTGAGTGCTGCCCTTTGTGCCCAGAGAGATGGCGAGGTCTGCCAGGATGCTGCTGGATATCTGCTTTGCCGCATGGCGTGCCACGATATGTGCGACTTCATGCGCGATGACCGATGCCAGCATATCCCTGTCATCCCCGACCTGCTCCATCAAACCGCGAAAGACGTACACCGGACCGCCGGGCAGAGAAACGGCGTTAATCTCTTTGGTATCCAGCACCTTAAAGGTGAACGGAAAATCCGGCGCACGTTTGCCTTCCACCCGCCGCATCCCCTCCAGCACACGCTGCCCAATCTCCTGCACCAGCGCCACGCGCTCGGGGTTGGTGTCCAGCTTGTACTCCTTCTCAATCGCTGCTGAGCCTTCTTTGCCGATCTGGATTTCGTCCTGTTTGCTCAGCAGGTTCGTGCCGCGACAGCTCATCAGCGAGAGCATCCCCGGCACGAGGAGAAGGAGTACCCCTATCCGTATCAGCCACGCGGTGCGTGTCATGGTGTCTTCTCCTGTTTACCTGACCAGAAGCGTGCCAGCTCCTTGCGCGCAGTGTCCAGCATCTGCTGCACTTGCTGCAGGGCATGCTGGGTGTCACCGTTTTGGTGGGCGGCTTCAGCAATCGCTCTGCTACCCAGTTCCATCTCCTTCTTCGCCTCATCCAGCTTACCTGCGCTCATTAGCTGTAAAGCGCGCTGCAGATGACGTTTCGCCTCCGCGATGCCTGCCGACTCCGCCCTGTTCTGCTGGCTGGCAAGCTTCACCTGTATCTGTTCCACCCGCTGGCGGATGTCGTTCAACTGCAGGTGATTATACACCACTCCTGCACACGCTGCTACCGCCAGCAGCAAAGTAACAAACCGCATTTACGACGCCCCCTTTCCGTGCAGACGCGCCTGTAACCGCCACCACAGGCGGGTTTCCCAGTCTACCCGTTTTCGCCACGCCCATGCAAGCGTGCCCTGCGCCCAGCAGGCTCGCCGATGCCACTGTACCTGCGGCTTCCAGCGATACTTGTACGGCTCGTCGCCACGCAGGAAGTCAAACACGACGCAACCCTCCTCTATCGCCCGACGGATGGCGTAGGCGGTCAGCACCGTGCCCATGCTGTAACGGGCAAGCGACGGTTCAAACCCTCCCAGATAGTAATACGCGCGCCGCCCAAAGTGAAACACATACAGCACCGCCCGAATCGCTCCGTCTATGCGGAGGGTGTGCAGCCGCAGCCAGCCGTTTCGTTGCGCGACGGTCGCCCACTCGCGATGGAACTGTCGCACGCACGGGTGGTAAAAGCCACCCGGTAGCCACCGCTGTCGCCAGCGGCGCGTATGCAGGGCGAACAGGGCTTCCATTGCCTCGGGTAGCTCTGTTTCCGACGCTGTGTCAAGGTGCACCTCTCCCAGCTCGCGCGTCATCTGTCGCTGCGCGTAGCCGATGTTGAAGCGCGTCTTTTTACTTAAAGACCCCCAATACGCCTCCCACGTTTCAGGCAACAGCACGTAAGGGCACTTTTCCTGCCACACGACCTGCCAGCCGCGCGCCTCGGCAACGCGCACCATCGCCGAACCCTCCGCCAGCTGGTGCAGGTCGGCACAGCGCTGGCTCTCCAGCCATTCTGCGACCGCTCCGGCAACGGCGTGGTCGTACCCGCAAGCGGCGATGATGCCCAGCCGGTCGGAAATACCTGTGCCTGCCCAGCGCAGTACTTTACCCATCGCCGTCCGGCGGGTGTACAGCGGTGCAATGCCGACCGTTTCTCCGCCGTCCTGCACGCACAGCACCCGCGCTTCTGTTCCCTTGCCAAGGTGCTTCCACCACAGGCTCACCCACTCCCACGTCTGGAAAAGCGAAACCTGTGGGTTCACCGCCTGCATCTCACGCCATGGGCATCGCAGGCTCTCCTGCCAATCCTCACCGGCAACAACGACCCGAATGCCAGCATCCTCCTCTTACCGCCTGATTATATCCCGTTACCAAGCAGGGCGTCAACCGTGCGCCGTTTCGGAGTGTGTGTCGGCACAGGCTGTGCAGGCAACCGTTCACACCCCCGTGCGCAGCAGAAAGTACAGCGACACCATGAACCATACCCCGCCCACAAAGCCGATGGCCAGCCCGGCTATCCCCAGCATCTCCCAGCGCATCAGCAAGCCGAACATGCCTAAAGCGTAGCCCAGCAACGTGCTCACGCCCGACGCTATCACCTGTCGCTGATACCGTTTGCGCTGCGGATGCTCGATGATGAAGCCGCACTTGGGGCAGGGCAGTGTCGGGTCGCCGACCTCTGCCGCGCACTTGGGACACCGCGTTGGTGCAGTCAATGCCTCTCCCTCAGTATTTGCTCAGGAACTGCAGCCCCTGGCGTAAAGACTCTACCACATTTTGCCCGCTTTCGTCTTCCACGGCATACCAGCCGTCGTAGCCGATGGATTTCAGCAGGGCGATATACTCATCCCACGGCACTGCCCCCTGCCCGACGGTGGGTCTTTTCGTTTCGGGATGGTGGTCTTTGGCGTGGGTGTGGACGATGTAGGGCGCGAGCTCGCGCACGCCCTCCAGCACGCCGTACCACAGCAGGTTGGCGGGGTCATAGTTGACCTTCAGTGCGGGGCTGCCGATGTCCTCAATGAACTTGCGCAGCACAGGCGCAGGCTCCATGCCAGTCTCGATACAGAAGATGCCGCCCACCTTCTCGGCGTGCCGCACTATCTGCTCGATGGCGTCGCGGATGATGGGGTAAATGGGGTCGTTTTTGTCCTCTGGAATGACGCCCGGGTGGGTGGTGACGATGGGTGCGCCCATATCGACCGCCAGTTCGATACACCGTTGCGTCTTCGCGATGCGCTCGTCGATGCCTTCCGCTTCATCGAGGCCGCCGAAGCGCGTGGGTCCCGACATCTGCGCGCAGAAACCGCTGATTTGCAGTCCGAAAGATTCCACCCGTTTGCGCCATTCGGTGCGTTGCGCACCGACGCACACATCGGGGTCCAGCACGCAGGGAC from Bacillota bacterium encodes the following:
- a CDS encoding M48 family metalloprotease, yielding MTRTAWLIRIGVLLLLVPGMLSLMSCRGTNLLSKQDEIQIGKEGSAAIEKEYKLDTNPERVALVQEIGQRVLEGMRRVEGKRAPDFPFTFKVLDTKEINAVSLPGGPVYVFRGLMEQVGDDRDMLASVIAHEVAHIVARHAAKQISSSILADLAISLGTKGSTQKVASIATSLVMLQYSRDDEYDADRRGIHYTHAAGYDPEGLVRFFEKLQKLEKSPMKGLLANLRTHPLTENRILRAKKLIAELPDRQPASAATGQ
- a CDS encoding sugar phosphate isomerase/epimerase, translated to MGSLKVGVALWSLSAGETEEGLMNALQTAAEIGFQGVQLWNVASYGPCVLDPDVCVGAQRTEWRKRVESFGLQISGFCAQMSGPTRFGGLDEAEGIDERIAKTQRCIELAVDMGAPIVTTHPGVIPEDKNDPIYPIIRDAIEQIVRHAEKVGGIFCIETGMEPAPVLRKFIEDIGSPALKVNYDPANLLWYGVLEGVRELAPYIVHTHAKDHHPETKRPTVGQGAVPWDEYIALLKSIGYDGWYAVEDESGQNVVESLRQGLQFLSKY
- a CDS encoding GNAT family N-acetyltransferase encodes the protein MNPQVSLFQTWEWVSLWWKHLGKGTEARVLCVQDGGETVGIAPLYTRRTAMGKVLRWAGTGISDRLGIIAACGYDHAVAGAVAEWLESQRCADLHQLAEGSAMVRVAEARGWQVVWQEKCPYVLLPETWEAYWGSLSKKTRFNIGYAQRQMTRELGEVHLDTASETELPEAMEALFALHTRRWRQRWLPGGFYHPCVRQFHREWATVAQRNGWLRLHTLRIDGAIRAVLYVFHFGRRAYYYLGGFEPSLARYSMGTVLTAYAIRRAIEEGCVVFDFLRGDEPYKYRWKPQVQWHRRACWAQGTLAWAWRKRVDWETRLWWRLQARLHGKGAS
- a CDS encoding glycosyltransferase family 2 protein; the protein is MRVTAIIPAYNEETRLPRVLEAVRAASLVDDILVVSDGSVDGTYEVARHFDGVRALQLPQNLGKGGAMHVGACHTDAPLIVFLDADLIGLTPEHVDSLVEPVYRDDADMTLGIFRGGRRATDLAQKLFPFVSGQRAIRRELFLEVPNVQFARFGVETQITRWAVRQRWRVQYVPLVGVTHPMKEEKLGRLRGTVARLRMYADIARILLDGHAPNQAKRLFRLRNK